A region of Rhizobium grahamii DNA encodes the following proteins:
- a CDS encoding M3 family oligoendopeptidase: MKNTLPGTTINFSASSAASATDAALGELPTWKLQDLYPSATSTAFTGDMEKAGKQAIAFEEKWKGKLADAATKKGGEGIGQALKEYEALDDIIGRLGSFAGLTYFSDTSNPVNGKLYGDAQAKITEFSSHLLFFALELNRIDDAVIDACMANDRDAGHYRPWLVDLRKDKPYQLEDKLEQLFLEKSMTSAAAFNRLFDETMAELRFDVDGEKLSIEVTLNMLQEKDPELRRKGAMALAQTFKENLRTFTLITNTLAKDKDISDRWRGFEDIADSRHLANRVEREVVDALAAAVKEAYPRLSHRYYKMKAKWLGMDQMNFWDRNAPLPETSNAVISWNEAKDTVLSAYGNFAPEMAAIARRFFDEQWIDAPVRPGKAPGAFAHPTVPSAHPYVLVNYLGKPRDVMTLAHELGHGVHQVLAGAQGALMCQTPLTLAETASVFGEMLTFRALLDKTKDKRERKAMLAQKVEDMINTVVRQIAFYEFERKVHTARKAGELTSDDIGELWLSVQSESLGPAIKISEGYETYWAYIPHFIHSPFYVYAYAFGDCLVNSLYAVYQKADKGFQEKYFELLKAGGTKHHSELLKPFGLDATDPSFWSKGLSMIEGLIDELEALDKSA, encoded by the coding sequence ATGAAAAACACGCTCCCCGGCACCACCATTAATTTTTCGGCAAGTTCTGCCGCCTCTGCGACCGATGCCGCTCTCGGCGAGCTGCCGACCTGGAAACTGCAGGACCTCTATCCCTCCGCAACCTCCACGGCCTTCACCGGCGACATGGAAAAAGCCGGCAAGCAGGCAATTGCCTTCGAGGAGAAGTGGAAGGGCAAGCTCGCCGACGCCGCGACCAAGAAAGGCGGCGAGGGCATCGGCCAGGCGCTGAAGGAATATGAGGCGCTGGACGATATCATCGGACGCCTCGGCTCCTTTGCCGGCCTCACCTATTTCTCCGACACGTCGAACCCGGTAAACGGCAAGCTCTATGGTGACGCCCAGGCGAAGATCACCGAATTTTCCAGCCACCTCCTGTTCTTCGCGCTCGAGCTCAATCGCATCGACGACGCCGTCATTGATGCCTGCATGGCAAACGACCGGGATGCCGGCCACTATCGCCCCTGGCTCGTCGATCTGCGCAAGGACAAGCCCTATCAGCTGGAAGACAAGCTGGAACAGCTGTTCCTGGAAAAGTCGATGACCTCGGCCGCCGCCTTCAACCGCCTGTTCGACGAGACGATGGCGGAGTTGCGCTTTGACGTCGACGGCGAGAAGCTGTCGATCGAAGTCACGCTAAACATGCTGCAGGAGAAGGATCCGGAACTTCGCCGCAAGGGCGCGATGGCGCTGGCGCAGACCTTCAAGGAAAACCTGCGTACCTTCACGCTCATCACCAACACGCTCGCCAAGGATAAGGACATCTCCGACCGCTGGCGCGGCTTCGAGGACATTGCCGACAGCAGGCACCTTGCCAACCGCGTCGAACGCGAGGTGGTCGATGCGCTCGCGGCCGCCGTCAAGGAAGCCTATCCCCGCCTCTCGCACCGCTATTACAAGATGAAGGCGAAATGGCTCGGCATGGACCAGATGAATTTCTGGGACCGCAACGCCCCGCTGCCGGAAACTTCGAATGCCGTCATTTCATGGAACGAGGCGAAGGACACGGTTCTCTCAGCCTACGGCAACTTCGCGCCGGAGATGGCGGCGATCGCCAGGCGCTTCTTCGACGAGCAGTGGATCGACGCTCCCGTTCGCCCAGGCAAGGCCCCGGGCGCCTTCGCCCATCCGACGGTTCCCTCGGCGCATCCCTATGTGCTCGTCAACTATCTCGGCAAACCGCGCGACGTGATGACGCTCGCCCACGAGCTTGGCCACGGCGTCCATCAGGTTCTGGCCGGCGCACAAGGGGCGCTGATGTGCCAGACGCCGCTGACGCTGGCCGAAACCGCATCCGTCTTCGGCGAGATGCTGACCTTCCGCGCCCTGCTCGACAAGACCAAGGACAAGCGTGAGCGCAAGGCGATGCTCGCGCAGAAGGTCGAGGACATGATCAATACGGTCGTCCGCCAGATCGCCTTCTACGAATTCGAGCGCAAGGTTCACACCGCCCGCAAGGCCGGCGAACTGACCTCGGACGACATCGGCGAACTCTGGCTCTCCGTGCAGTCCGAAAGCCTCGGACCGGCGATCAAGATCTCGGAAGGCTACGAGACCTACTGGGCCTATATCCCGCACTTCATCCACTCGCCCTTTTACGTCTACGCCTACGCCTTCGGTGATTGCCTGGTGAACTCGCTCTATGCCGTCTATCAGAAGGCCGACAAGGGCTTCCAGGAGAAGTATTTCGAACTTCTCAAGGCCGGTGGCACCAAGCATCATTCCGAACTTCTGAAGCCGTTCGGCCTCGATGCCACCGATCCGTCGTTCTGGAGCAAGGGGTTGTCGATGATCGAAGGGCTGATCGACGAATTGGAAGCGCTTGATAAGAGCGCATAA
- a CDS encoding DUF1244 domain-containing protein yields MSELTKEQQTEFEAAAFRRLVQHLRDRDDVQNIDLMNLAGFCRNCLSNWYREAAEADGFPLSKDESREIVYGMPYEDWKNLHQNEASPQQKAAFAQNIPHK; encoded by the coding sequence ATGTCCGAACTGACCAAGGAACAGCAGACCGAGTTTGAAGCCGCAGCTTTTCGCCGCCTGGTTCAGCATCTGCGCGACCGAGACGACGTCCAGAACATCGATCTCATGAACCTCGCAGGCTTTTGCCGCAATTGCCTCTCCAACTGGTATCGCGAGGCGGCCGAGGCGGACGGCTTTCCCCTCTCCAAGGACGAATCGCGCGAGATCGTTTACGGCATGCCCTATGAGGATTGGAAAAATCTTCATCAGAATGAAGCCTCGCCCCAGCAAAAAGCCGCATTTGCGCAGAACATCCCGCACAAATAG
- a CDS encoding GlxA family transcriptional regulator: MQRIAVLLFPGFQMMSLAAISAFEFTNIELGEPAYKVSYLSETGGPVPSSFGVNVETTRFGDPAFDTLLVSGAVGIKLPTEKEAEFIRSALAASRRVASICTGAFLLAEAGVLDGRRATTHWLLARELQSRYPKVRLEEDRIFIIDGSVWSSAGMTAGVDLALAMIEKDHGAEIARAVARKLVVYHRRAGGQSQFSALLELEPKSDRIQKALAHARGNLKNTLSVEELAEAAALSPRQFSRTFRAETGQSPAKAVENLRLEAARLMMEQGRHPIDVVATETGFADRERMRRAFLRAFGQPPQAIRRNAQREHQA; encoded by the coding sequence ATGCAACGCATTGCAGTCCTGCTCTTTCCCGGCTTTCAGATGATGAGCCTCGCCGCCATCTCGGCCTTCGAGTTCACCAACATCGAGCTCGGCGAGCCGGCCTATAAGGTTTCCTATCTCTCCGAGACCGGGGGGCCTGTTCCCAGCTCCTTCGGAGTGAATGTCGAGACCACGCGCTTCGGCGATCCCGCTTTCGATACGCTGCTGGTGTCCGGCGCCGTCGGCATCAAACTGCCGACCGAGAAGGAAGCGGAATTCATCCGCAGCGCGCTTGCCGCCTCCCGCCGCGTCGCCTCGATCTGTACCGGCGCTTTTCTGCTTGCGGAGGCAGGCGTCCTGGATGGCCGTCGCGCCACGACCCACTGGCTCCTCGCCCGCGAGCTGCAATCGCGCTATCCGAAGGTCAGGCTCGAGGAAGACCGCATCTTCATCATCGATGGCTCCGTCTGGAGCTCGGCGGGCATGACGGCCGGGGTCGACCTGGCGCTTGCGATGATCGAGAAGGACCATGGCGCCGAGATCGCCCGCGCGGTCGCCCGCAAGCTCGTCGTCTACCACCGCCGCGCCGGCGGCCAGTCGCAGTTTTCGGCACTCTTGGAACTGGAACCCAAATCGGACCGTATCCAGAAGGCGCTTGCCCATGCGCGCGGCAATCTGAAGAACACGCTATCAGTTGAGGAGCTGGCGGAAGCGGCCGCGCTCAGCCCCCGACAATTCAGCCGGACGTTTCGCGCAGAGACGGGGCAATCGCCAGCCAAGGCAGTTGAGAACCTGCGCCTGGAGGCAGCCCGCCTGATGATGGAGCAGGGCCGGCATCCGATCGACGTCGTTGCAACGGAAACAGGTTTCGCGGATCGCGAGAGGATGCGCCGTGCCTTCCTGCGCGCCTTCGGGCAGCCGCCCCAGGCAATACGCCGAAACGCGCAGCGCGAACATCAGGCATAG
- a CDS encoding SDR family NAD(P)-dependent oxidoreductase, which yields MTEQHKGTALVTGASSGIGAVYAHRLAKRGYDLILVARNAERLSELATRLTRETGRTVETIPADLGNKADLARVEAVLKSDRSITLLVNNAGVGGTAPLLASDVDKMQAMIDLNVTALMRLSYAAVPGFVARGGGAIINIASIVAIAPEVLNGVYGASKAFVFAFSQSLKHELADKNIRIQAVLPGATATEFWGIAGTPVEHLPTEIVMQAEAMVDAALAGFDQGEFATIPALEDAGLLKAYEDARQALMPNLSRAAPAPRYKAA from the coding sequence ATGACCGAACAACACAAAGGGACCGCACTCGTTACCGGCGCATCGTCGGGGATCGGTGCCGTCTATGCTCACCGGCTCGCAAAGCGGGGCTATGATCTCATTCTGGTCGCCCGCAATGCAGAACGGCTTTCCGAACTTGCGACGAGACTGACCCGGGAAACGGGCAGAACGGTTGAGACCATTCCGGCCGATCTCGGCAACAAGGCTGATCTGGCCCGCGTCGAGGCGGTGCTGAAGAGCGACCGCAGCATTACGCTTCTGGTCAACAATGCCGGCGTCGGCGGCACCGCGCCGCTGCTTGCCTCCGATGTCGACAAGATGCAGGCGATGATCGATCTCAATGTCACGGCGTTGATGCGGCTGAGCTATGCCGCCGTGCCCGGCTTCGTTGCCCGCGGCGGCGGCGCAATCATCAACATCGCGTCGATCGTGGCGATCGCACCTGAAGTACTGAACGGCGTCTATGGGGCCAGCAAGGCTTTCGTTTTTGCCTTCAGCCAATCGTTGAAGCACGAGCTGGCGGACAAGAACATCCGCATCCAGGCGGTGCTGCCGGGAGCGACGGCGACCGAATTCTGGGGCATCGCCGGCACGCCGGTCGAGCACCTGCCGACCGAGATCGTCATGCAGGCCGAAGCCATGGTGGACGCCGCCCTTGCCGGTTTCGACCAGGGCGAGTTCGCGACCATTCCGGCTCTCGAGGATGCGGGGTTGCTGAAGGCTTACGAGGATGCCCGCCAGGCGCTGATGCCGAACCTGTCGCGCGCGGCACCGGCCCCCCGCTATAAGGCCGCTTGA
- a CDS encoding LysE family translocator, with protein MHIVTLLAFVAVSFVAIATPGPTVLLAMTNGSRYGVRRAIPGMIGAVLSDFVLLGAVAIGLGALLAASEFWFSMLKYVGAAYLAFLGILMLRTKGGFNAALKPEGDVTGGSTFSIGLKSFMVAVTNPKGYLFFSAFLPQFINPALPQATQYAVLAVVFASLDFLIMLGYAIFGSQAVRLLKTAGAVWLERACGGAMLALAGSLALYRRATT; from the coding sequence ATGCACATTGTTACACTTCTCGCATTCGTAGCCGTCTCCTTCGTCGCGATTGCAACGCCCGGGCCGACGGTGCTTCTGGCGATGACCAACGGTTCGCGCTACGGCGTTCGCCGGGCGATCCCGGGCATGATCGGCGCGGTGCTGTCCGACTTTGTGCTCCTCGGGGCCGTGGCGATCGGTCTCGGCGCGCTACTCGCTGCGTCGGAGTTCTGGTTCTCGATGCTGAAATATGTGGGGGCTGCCTATCTCGCCTTTCTCGGGATCTTGATGCTGCGCACCAAGGGCGGCTTCAACGCGGCGCTGAAGCCGGAAGGCGACGTGACGGGCGGATCCACCTTTTCGATCGGGCTCAAGAGCTTCATGGTGGCCGTCACCAACCCCAAGGGCTATCTGTTCTTCTCGGCGTTTCTGCCGCAGTTCATCAATCCGGCACTGCCGCAGGCGACGCAGTATGCAGTGCTGGCGGTGGTCTTCGCGTCGCTCGATTTTCTGATCATGCTCGGTTACGCGATCTTCGGTTCGCAGGCCGTCCGGCTGCTGAAGACGGCAGGCGCGGTCTGGCTGGAGCGCGCCTGCGGCGGGGCGATGCTGGCACTGGCCGGGTCACTTGCGCTCTACCGGCGGGCAACGACCTGA
- a CDS encoding DUF2312 domain-containing protein, with the protein MSDAHGVARDQLRAFVERIERLEEEKKTIADDIKDVYGEAKGTGFDTKILKKVIALRKKDEQERMEEDAILDTYLHALGMIENPPEG; encoded by the coding sequence ATGTCCGATGCTCACGGCGTTGCCCGCGATCAGCTTCGCGCTTTTGTGGAGCGCATTGAACGACTGGAAGAAGAAAAGAAGACGATCGCCGACGACATCAAGGACGTCTATGGCGAGGCCAAGGGCACCGGCTTCGATACGAAGATCCTCAAGAAGGTCATCGCGCTTCGCAAGAAGGACGAGCAGGAACGCATGGAAGAGGACGCGATCCTCGACACCTACCTGCACGCGCTCGGCATGATCGAGAACCCGCCGGAAGGCTGA
- a CDS encoding tautomerase family protein translates to MPFVRISLLRGKSPDYLRAVSDSIHQAMVEAFNVPPADRFQVIHQHEPGELVFDRNYLAGPRSDDFVLFAITAGKPRSTETRKAFFKRAAELLGASPGIRPEDIMIVVTTTSPDEWSFGDGKAQMSEPGWEARAFGSAA, encoded by the coding sequence ATGCCTTTTGTTCGTATCTCTCTCCTGCGCGGCAAGTCGCCGGACTATCTTCGCGCCGTTTCCGACAGCATTCATCAGGCCATGGTCGAAGCATTCAATGTCCCGCCCGCTGACCGCTTCCAGGTCATCCATCAGCATGAACCGGGCGAACTGGTCTTCGACCGGAACTACCTCGCCGGGCCACGTTCCGACGATTTCGTGCTTTTCGCGATTACTGCCGGCAAGCCGCGCTCGACCGAGACCCGCAAGGCCTTCTTCAAGCGCGCCGCCGAACTTCTCGGCGCATCACCTGGCATTCGGCCGGAAGACATCATGATCGTCGTCACCACAACATCACCGGACGAGTGGTCGTTCGGCGATGGCAAGGCGCAGATGAGCGAACCCGGATGGGAAGCCCGCGCCTTCGGGAGCGCCGCATGA
- a CDS encoding LysR substrate-binding domain-containing protein produces the protein MRRTIFDLDVLRTFATGMELGNFARAADRLGRSTSAVSAQLKKLEEQAGTPIFRKVGRGLALTDAGETMLAYARRLLELNDEAAAAVQSIELEGWVRLGLQEDFGETVLPDVLGRFARAHPKVRIEARVVRNVELIERVTTGKLDLALAWSDGTLTPHCEKIAEVPMCWIGPAEGAVDWTLDSGEPVPLASLEAPCLLRTAATKALDTAGIPWRLAFVSPSLGGLWAATAAGLGISIRTPIGLPRKVKPVVAEAAGLPELPSLGLVLHRAEADPGPATARLASIMLQAVQEAVADAVPSAARPAARAYA, from the coding sequence ATGCGACGGACGATCTTCGATCTCGATGTGCTCAGGACCTTCGCGACGGGAATGGAGCTCGGCAATTTCGCGCGGGCGGCCGACCGGCTCGGCCGTTCGACCTCGGCGGTCAGCGCCCAACTGAAGAAGCTGGAGGAGCAGGCTGGAACGCCGATCTTCCGCAAGGTCGGACGCGGGCTCGCGCTCACCGATGCCGGTGAAACGATGCTGGCCTATGCGCGCCGTCTGCTGGAGCTCAACGACGAAGCGGCTGCAGCCGTGCAGAGCATCGAACTCGAGGGGTGGGTCAGGCTCGGATTGCAGGAGGACTTCGGCGAGACCGTGCTACCCGACGTGCTTGGCCGTTTTGCGCGTGCGCATCCGAAGGTCCGCATCGAGGCGCGGGTGGTGCGCAATGTCGAGCTGATCGAGCGCGTCACCACTGGCAAGCTCGATCTGGCGCTGGCCTGGAGCGATGGCACGCTGACACCGCATTGCGAGAAGATCGCCGAGGTGCCGATGTGCTGGATCGGTCCGGCGGAAGGGGCGGTAGACTGGACCCTCGACAGCGGCGAGCCGGTGCCGCTCGCTTCGCTGGAGGCCCCCTGCCTGCTGCGCACCGCGGCGACAAAGGCGCTTGATACGGCAGGCATTCCCTGGCGGCTCGCCTTCGTCAGTCCAAGCCTCGGCGGATTGTGGGCGGCGACGGCTGCGGGGCTCGGGATCAGCATCCGCACACCGATCGGGCTGCCGCGAAAGGTGAAGCCGGTTGTCGCCGAGGCAGCCGGCCTGCCCGAGCTTCCCTCGCTCGGTCTCGTGCTGCATCGTGCCGAAGCCGACCCTGGGCCGGCAACCGCGCGGCTCGCGTCCATCATGCTGCAAGCGGTGCAGGAGGCTGTCGCGGACGCCGTCCCATCAGCCGCAAGACCGGCGGCGCGGGCCTATGCCTGA
- a CDS encoding DUF882 domain-containing protein, translating into MPDLNWNTKPSRPNWRNRCADLCGKVVRTAMAALLAVAISSPVLVGSSTPSQAAGETRSLKLYFIHTGEKAVITYKRNGRFDPKGLEQLNRFLRDWRKNQPTKMDPRLFDLIWEVYRQSGSRDYINVVCGFRSPGTNAMLKSRSRNSGVAEKSQHMLGKAMDFFIPDVKLATLRAIGMKMQVGGVGFYPKSGSPFVHMDVGGVRAWPRMSRDELVRLFPNGNTMHIPADGKPLPGYEQAVADYKRRVSGSSVQMASSGAYSGSSSDEEPRKHKTLFAALFGGGADEAEDSSDDDSAAPVAVAKATPPKAADLPNAANPGEQAPAEAPQVASVNAPIPQVRPAFANQPGGSEVASALVAPQSGNAAQDALSAVTTQGQQQFADLSAYSVPVPSLLGPRRSPGDAEVASADPAAMTGNLAAVPTPAERPALAEKLLAAANADSEAEDDMADQDDTLSPAVADALDQQNAGGDRQVASSQSPVTNVEQAINAAMPQKVPAEKPPVQLAALAPTSSSSASFGDGFDTPKAQDNAASAALPTKGGRPTKVEAAEADATRATVRTEPKLTEKIISKWALTNARMEMVTKPVKAPRFVSQTLRAQPTAVYAAGFTKTASIDPGRFSGNAVNFMEVRKFNTN; encoded by the coding sequence TTGCCGGATCTGAATTGGAATACGAAGCCTTCGCGCCCGAACTGGCGCAACAGGTGCGCAGACCTTTGCGGAAAGGTGGTTAGGACGGCTATGGCCGCCCTTCTCGCAGTTGCTATCTCGTCGCCGGTGCTCGTCGGCTCCAGTACGCCGTCTCAGGCAGCGGGTGAAACGCGCAGTCTCAAGCTTTACTTCATTCACACCGGCGAAAAGGCCGTCATCACCTATAAGCGCAACGGCAGGTTCGACCCGAAGGGTCTGGAGCAGTTGAACCGCTTCCTGCGTGACTGGCGCAAGAACCAGCCGACGAAGATGGATCCGCGCCTCTTCGATCTGATCTGGGAAGTCTACCGCCAGAGCGGTTCCAGGGATTATATCAACGTCGTCTGCGGTTTCCGTTCGCCGGGCACCAACGCCATGCTGAAGTCGCGTTCGCGCAATTCGGGCGTCGCCGAGAAGAGCCAGCATATGCTTGGCAAGGCGATGGATTTCTTCATTCCTGACGTCAAACTGGCCACTTTGCGCGCAATCGGCATGAAAATGCAGGTCGGCGGCGTTGGATTCTATCCGAAGTCGGGCTCTCCCTTCGTTCACATGGATGTCGGTGGCGTTCGCGCCTGGCCGCGCATGAGTCGCGACGAACTGGTCCGGCTCTTCCCGAACGGCAACACCATGCACATCCCGGCCGATGGCAAGCCTCTGCCAGGCTACGAGCAGGCTGTTGCGGATTACAAGCGTCGCGTCAGCGGTAGCTCGGTACAGATGGCAAGCTCGGGCGCCTATTCCGGTTCGTCTTCCGACGAAGAGCCACGCAAGCACAAGACGCTGTTTGCCGCCCTGTTCGGCGGTGGCGCGGATGAGGCCGAAGATAGCTCCGATGATGATAGCGCAGCTCCGGTCGCTGTAGCGAAGGCGACGCCGCCTAAGGCTGCCGATCTGCCGAACGCTGCCAACCCCGGTGAGCAAGCGCCCGCCGAGGCTCCGCAAGTCGCAAGTGTAAACGCGCCTATACCGCAGGTGCGGCCGGCGTTTGCCAATCAGCCTGGCGGCAGCGAAGTAGCGAGTGCGCTTGTCGCTCCGCAATCCGGAAATGCAGCGCAGGATGCCCTTTCCGCTGTGACCACGCAGGGTCAGCAGCAGTTCGCAGATCTCAGCGCCTATAGCGTACCTGTACCTTCCCTGCTCGGACCACGTCGTTCTCCTGGCGATGCAGAAGTTGCTTCGGCTGACCCGGCTGCGATGACGGGGAATCTCGCAGCCGTTCCAACGCCGGCTGAACGCCCGGCGCTTGCCGAGAAACTGCTCGCTGCGGCGAATGCCGACTCTGAAGCAGAAGACGATATGGCAGACCAGGACGATACGCTGTCTCCGGCTGTCGCCGACGCTCTTGACCAGCAGAATGCCGGAGGAGACCGTCAGGTCGCTTCCAGCCAGTCGCCCGTCACGAACGTCGAACAGGCTATAAACGCCGCCATGCCGCAAAAGGTTCCAGCTGAAAAGCCGCCGGTGCAGCTGGCAGCGCTTGCACCGACAAGCTCGTCTTCTGCAAGCTTCGGAGATGGCTTCGATACGCCGAAGGCACAGGACAACGCGGCTTCGGCAGCGCTGCCGACCAAGGGCGGACGTCCGACCAAGGTTGAGGCCGCCGAAGCGGATGCGACGCGCGCGACTGTGCGGACCGAGCCGAAGCTGACGGAGAAGATCATCTCCAAATGGGCGTTGACCAACGCGCGTATGGAAATGGTGACAAAGCCGGTGAAGGCGCCGCGTTTCGTCAGCCAGACGCTGAGAGCGCAGCCGACCGCCGTCTATGCAGCGGGCTTTACGAAGACTGCCTCCATCGATCCCGGCCGGTTTAGCGGCAACGCGGTCAACTTCATGGAAGTGCGCAAGTTCAACACGAACTAA
- a CDS encoding cupin domain-containing protein, producing MMGNPESMTIRRPGNAVRSPADIATAPFWVEMLLEGTADGESTAMRASLDPGTITRWHTHPRGQLLYVLSGKGLVQREGGAVEELRAGDAIWFAAGEKHWHGATADSPFSYISIQASEAGRIVDWLEPVEVLS from the coding sequence ATGATGGGCAACCCTGAAAGCATGACGATCCGGCGTCCGGGCAATGCCGTCCGCTCGCCCGCCGATATTGCCACCGCGCCCTTCTGGGTCGAAATGCTGCTGGAAGGCACGGCAGATGGCGAAAGCACCGCGATGCGAGCAAGCCTCGATCCCGGTACGATCACGCGCTGGCATACGCATCCGCGCGGACAGCTGCTCTATGTTCTGTCGGGCAAGGGGCTGGTGCAACGCGAAGGCGGCGCGGTGGAAGAATTGCGTGCCGGAGATGCCATCTGGTTCGCCGCCGGTGAGAAGCACTGGCATGGCGCGACGGCTGACAGCCCCTTCAGCTACATCAGCATCCAGGCAAGCGAGGCCGGTCGCATCGTCGACTGGCTGGAACCGGTGGAGGTTCTCTCATGA
- a CDS encoding DUF1036 domain-containing protein, with product MEVVLIQTAPSFLMRCGPLARFALFVLAAFAPFFIADAARADFRVCNGTQNLVGVAIGYRAKDGWITEGWWQVPATTCATLIEGELQSRYYYLYAEDAARGGRWTGDVQMCVAENEFKITGVNDCYARGYQKMGFKEYDTGRQGSWMVQLSDTPGTQESPN from the coding sequence TTGGAAGTCGTGCTGATCCAGACCGCGCCAAGTTTCCTTATGCGTTGCGGGCCGCTTGCCCGTTTTGCACTGTTTGTTCTAGCGGCCTTCGCGCCGTTTTTTATTGCCGATGCAGCCCGCGCCGATTTCCGCGTCTGCAATGGGACCCAGAATCTGGTGGGCGTTGCGATCGGCTATCGCGCTAAGGATGGTTGGATCACGGAAGGCTGGTGGCAGGTACCGGCGACGACCTGCGCGACGCTAATCGAGGGAGAGCTGCAGTCCCGATATTACTACCTCTACGCCGAAGACGCTGCCCGGGGAGGCCGATGGACGGGTGACGTGCAAATGTGCGTGGCGGAAAACGAGTTCAAGATCACGGGTGTCAATGATTGCTACGCCCGTGGCTATCAGAAGATGGGGTTCAAGGAATATGACACGGGCCGCCAGGGCAGCTGGATGGTCCAACTTTCCGATACTCCAGGCACGCAAGAAAGCCCGAATTGA
- the pyk gene encoding pyruvate kinase gives MKRNRKVKILATLGPASSEESMIEKLHQAGADVFRINMSHASHDVMRSLIKRIRAVEARSGRPIGILADLQGPKLRVGKFAEGKVDLKPGDTFTLDNNEAPGDATRVFLPHPEILESVQPGHRLLIDDGKLALRAEKCDGKSIVTTVISGTKISDRKGVSLPDTLLTVGVLTDKDRTDLDAVLATDDVDWVALSFVQRPEDLAEVRKIARGRVGIMSKIEKPQAIERIEEIIELSDALMVARGDLGVEMPLESVPGIQKQLIRACRRSGKPVIVATQMLESMITAPVPTRAEVSDVATAVFEGADAVMLSAESASGDYPVEAVSTMASIASTIEREPHYPGIIYAQRAQPEATGADAISLAARQIAETLRLSAIVCYTSSGTTGLRASRERPQVPILALSPVIQTARRLAIVWGLHCVVTHDATDLDDMVNRACRIVADEGFGKPGDRIIISAGVPLGTPGATNMLRIAYIGSDGQSGI, from the coding sequence ATGAAGCGCAACCGCAAAGTTAAAATCCTCGCCACCCTTGGACCCGCCTCGTCCGAGGAATCGATGATCGAGAAGCTGCACCAGGCCGGTGCCGATGTTTTCCGTATCAACATGAGCCACGCCAGCCACGACGTGATGCGTTCGCTGATCAAGCGTATCCGCGCCGTCGAAGCCCGCTCCGGCCGCCCGATCGGCATCCTCGCCGACCTGCAGGGTCCGAAGCTGCGCGTCGGCAAGTTTGCCGAAGGCAAGGTCGATCTGAAGCCGGGCGACACGTTCACGCTCGACAACAACGAAGCTCCCGGCGATGCGACCCGCGTGTTCCTGCCGCATCCCGAAATCCTGGAATCGGTACAGCCCGGCCACCGCCTGCTGATCGACGACGGCAAGCTCGCGCTGCGCGCTGAAAAGTGCGACGGCAAGAGCATCGTCACGACCGTCATTTCGGGCACGAAGATCTCCGACCGCAAGGGTGTCAGCCTTCCCGACACGCTGCTGACCGTCGGCGTTCTGACCGACAAGGACCGCACCGACCTCGACGCCGTTCTGGCGACCGACGATGTCGACTGGGTCGCGCTCTCCTTCGTGCAGCGCCCGGAAGATCTGGCTGAGGTTCGCAAGATCGCGCGCGGTCGCGTCGGCATCATGTCGAAGATCGAAAAGCCGCAGGCGATCGAGCGTATCGAGGAAATCATCGAGCTCTCCGACGCGCTGATGGTTGCCCGTGGCGACCTCGGCGTCGAAATGCCGCTCGAATCCGTTCCGGGTATCCAGAAGCAGCTGATCCGCGCCTGCCGCCGTTCGGGCAAGCCAGTGATCGTCGCCACGCAGATGCTAGAATCGATGATCACCGCACCGGTCCCGACCCGTGCTGAAGTCTCCGACGTCGCGACCGCCGTCTTCGAAGGCGCCGACGCCGTCATGCTGTCGGCTGAATCCGCATCCGGTGACTATCCGGTTGAAGCCGTCTCGACGATGGCCTCGATCGCAAGCACGATCGAGCGCGAGCCGCACTATCCTGGCATCATCTACGCGCAGCGCGCTCAGCCGGAAGCAACTGGCGCCGATGCGATTTCGCTCGCTGCTCGTCAGATAGCCGAAACGCTGCGCCTCTCGGCTATCGTCTGTTACACCTCGTCGGGCACGACGGGTCTGCGCGCCTCGCGCGAGCGTCCGCAGGTTCCGATCCTGGCGCTGTCGCCGGTCATTCAGACGGCTCGCCGTCTCGCCATCGTCTGGGGTCTGCACTGCGTCGTCACGCATGACGCGACCGACCTCGACGACATGGTCAACCGTGCGTGCCGCATCGTTGCCGACGAAGGCTTCGGCAAGCCGGGCGATCGCATCATCATCTCGGCCGGCGTGCCGCTCGGAACACCAGGTGCCACCAACATGCTGCGCATCGCCTATATCGGCTCCGACGGCCAGAGCGGCATCTAA